From a region of the Gordonia sp. PP30 genome:
- a CDS encoding acetyl-CoA C-acetyltransferase, which translates to MSDNTTVIVGGARTPFGRLLGSLKGQSAVDLGAVAIKGALEKSGVSADAVDYVIMGQVLTAGAGQMPARQTAVKAGIPWDVPALSINKMCLSGIDAIALADQLIRAGEFECVVAGGQESMTQAPHLLPGSRSGFKYGSTELLDHLAFDGLHDAFTDQPMGALTEQYNDTDGFTREQQDEVAARSHRLAAEAAAAGRFDDEIVPVEIPQRGKDPIVFSADEGVRASTTVESLAGLRPAFRKDGTITAGNASQISDGACAVVVMSKAKAQELGLEWLAEIGAHGVVAGPDSTLQEQPANAIIKACDREGIAPADLDLVEINEAFAAVGLASTRKLGIDPEIVNVDGGAIALGHPIGTSGARIVLHLANELRRRGGGIGAAALCGAGGQGDALIVRVAAK; encoded by the coding sequence ATGTCTGACAATACGACCGTCATCGTCGGTGGTGCCCGTACACCGTTCGGCCGCCTGCTCGGCTCGCTGAAGGGACAGTCCGCCGTCGACCTCGGCGCCGTCGCCATCAAGGGTGCGCTGGAGAAGTCGGGTGTGAGCGCCGATGCCGTGGATTACGTGATCATGGGTCAGGTCCTCACCGCCGGCGCCGGGCAGATGCCGGCCCGGCAGACCGCCGTCAAGGCCGGTATTCCGTGGGACGTCCCGGCGCTGAGCATCAACAAGATGTGCCTGTCCGGGATCGACGCCATCGCGCTCGCCGATCAGCTGATCCGCGCCGGCGAGTTCGAGTGCGTCGTGGCCGGCGGCCAGGAGTCGATGACCCAGGCCCCGCACCTCCTCCCGGGCAGTCGCAGCGGCTTCAAGTACGGCAGCACCGAACTCCTCGACCACCTGGCGTTCGACGGCCTGCACGATGCCTTCACCGACCAGCCGATGGGCGCGCTCACCGAGCAGTACAACGACACCGACGGCTTCACCCGCGAGCAGCAGGACGAGGTCGCCGCCCGCAGCCATCGCCTGGCCGCCGAGGCCGCCGCGGCCGGCCGTTTCGACGACGAGATTGTGCCCGTCGAGATCCCGCAGCGCGGCAAGGACCCGATCGTGTTCTCGGCCGACGAGGGCGTCCGGGCGTCGACCACGGTCGAGTCGCTGGCAGGCCTGCGTCCGGCGTTCCGCAAGGACGGCACCATCACCGCGGGCAACGCCTCGCAGATCTCCGACGGGGCGTGCGCGGTGGTCGTCATGAGCAAGGCCAAGGCGCAGGAGCTGGGTCTGGAGTGGCTTGCCGAGATCGGTGCGCACGGTGTGGTGGCCGGCCCGGACTCGACGCTGCAGGAGCAGCCGGCCAACGCGATCATCAAGGCGTGCGACCGCGAGGGCATCGCCCCGGCCGACCTGGACCTGGTGGAGATCAACGAGGCCTTCGCGGCCGTCGGCCTGGCCTCGACCCGCAAGCTGGGCATCGATCCGGAGATCGTCAACGTCGACGGTGGGGCGATCGCGCTCGGCCACCCGATCGGCACCTCGGGCGCGCGCATCGTGCTGCACCTGGCGAACGAGCTGCGCCGTCGTG